The genomic DNA GGCCAGTTCGCACTACCGTCAGGAAATCCAACAACTCCGACAGACTCGACTGGCCGCGCACCTCAGGGAACATGTGACGCGAGGGGCGCGGAAATACGTTCAGGTCTCCGTGCCGCATGAGGGGCTCTCCCCGCCAAAGGCGGGACCGCAAGCGAGCCAGTCCGGGACTGTCATCGGACGAAAGCGTGTCGGCTGAGTGCACGCCCAGAAAGGCGCTATCAAGGGTGCGGAGGGTCAGAACTAGGTCTCTGGAGTTCTCCGCTGACATCCGCCCTGCGGCAGCCACCGCATTAAGGACCTCACCCACGCCACAAAGCTCCAGCAAGCCCGCAACCGGAGTTTCATCGTCGATGGAGCGTCGAAGGGCATCCTTCCAGGCGTGTATATGCCGGTCCGAACTGACCCCTGTGACCGATCTGTGGCCCAAGGGGGCCCAGCCAAAGCGCCCATTGGGGGACTCGTCTAAAAACGCGTATAGCAATACAAAGGCGCGTTCAGCGGTTGCGCCCCGATCGAACTCTTCACGCAGCGCCACCGCAGCTTCGGCTAGCGGCACGTGAAACCCCTGACAATTAGGCTGATTCTCGCCATTTCCGTATCTGCGCAGAAGGAAAGTGAACGCTCGATCTATTCCACGATCAGTGATTCGACCTTCGGGACATGCTTATCGCCAGTGGCAAAAATGTCCACCCCTCCAGACTGCGGGTCGCCACCTTATCCCTCGGCAGCCTCCTTAGCTGGCAAAAGGGTTTGCCAGCGGATGGGCACGCGGGCATCGACGGATTCCTCCAGCGCAAGCATTCCCTCCATGCTGGGGTGATCCTCAACGGCTAGAGCGACGAGAGCCAAACAAGCATGCATATCCCCCGCACATCGAAATCGCTCCGCCAAATCCAGCGTTATCGCGACTTCGAATACCGCGGGGAGCCGCAGACCTTTGGCGCGCGACCGACGAACGAGATAGTCCTGCAGGGTTTTCTCGTGGACGGCCAGCGGCCAGGTAGGCAACCGATCGGTAAGCGCGTGTGCAACAAGAGACTCTGCGCCTGGCGACCCGAGTTCCTCCCGGATGAATCTAGTCATGACCGGTGAGGTCGGCGCTCGATGCTCCTCTGGCACGCAATGATTGAACAGTAAATGCAGGGCCAGATACGGAAGGCGCTGTGCCCTCTTTAGGCTGGGCGCCACCGCGCTCGCTGCGGCAAGCACTGGGCGAAGATCCGTCACGACGGCGTTCGGCAGACCCAGCAGGCACTCGGCCAGTTGCGATAGGAAACCCTCGAATCTATCGCGACCTTGCGATGAAAGATCCCCTTTCGCCTCGCCGACCCAGTACTGCGGCGCTAAGCGCATTTGAATGATGCCGCTGCGCTCCCCATGATAGCTGTAGGGCTCCGTTTCGAGCGTCGGCTGGCGCATCACAAATTCAATGATGACGTCGCGCATGAGGCGCGATAGCCCCTGAAGTGTGAGGTGCGTTGAGCGGTCAACGAGCGTGGCCTCACCAAACGCGTGCCCCAGCGTCACAACAGCTGGCAGGCGCTGCAGTTGATGGACATATTTCGAGCGCGCCTGATAGGCATTGCGCAGCGCCTCATTCAACTCCCCGCGCCCCAGGCGAGGGCCGTCGGCCGAAATTGGTGCGCGAAAGTACGCCGGCGTTATGTTTGCAGTGACAAATTCACGAAAGCGCCGAGCCAGCGCCACGTGCTCCGCCTTGAGGATCGCATTTCGAACCTTCAGCGCCAACGCCTCGTCAGCCCCCGTCAGCGCTTCGTCGACCGCCAGACGCTTGCCTTCGTCTACGGACTCCCAGTCACTTTCGTGGCCATCGAAGTCCTGCGCCAGCGACTCAACGGATGCCACGAGCAGCGTGTAGGCCAACTCAAGGTCGTCGCCCACACGATGCATGGCGTTGACATAAGTCCGGAGCGAACGCATCACGCCAAGAAAGGTTCGTCGCGGCAAGGCAAGAAGCTTCTCCGTGAATTGGGCTAGAAACCTCAATTCATCGGGCCGGCACCAGACCTCGTGATCAAAGAAGCGTCGAACGAGCTTTTGCGGAGCGACGCTTGTATTCACCCCGCGTTGATCGCTGGCCAGCCGGCGCGCCAGATCAATGTCAGGTGTGCACAGGCAGTTCAATGCGAATGACACCACGACTGCATAGTCTCGAAGATAGGGCCCCACGCCAGAGGAGATGAGCGTGCCCGCCCCTTCGTCATCTCCCTCCATGGACTCTGTGAACTCATATATCACCACGTTCGGGCGGACAGATTGGAGGGATGAAGGAAGCAAGCGACCAGCGACTGCCTCCAGGTCAAGTTCGTCAGAGATCACGGCATTGGTGTAGAGCGCGCCGCGCAGGCGGTTCTGGCGGCCCACTGGCGTAGAAAACAAGCGGCCCGTGGCGATCTGCAGCATGGATCTATCCTTCAGCAAGGGTTAGCAAGGTTTTCGCTGCACCCGGTTCAAGCCGGTCGGCCCACTCAAATCCCGGGCATGCTCATCTGACGCGCTGGCCGGGCAGCTCTGGTGCGCCATGATCATGGCCAGCACCAGCCCTTCGTGAAATTAGGTTCATTGCGAATCCTTATTCTTTGGTCGCCGAGGCCTGTTGGTCTTTGCTGCAGACACTTTACCCGTTGCACGGTTTGGGCTGGTCGCTTGTGCGCGCCGCCACCGACTGACGGCCGCCTCGAGGGCGGCCACCTGCCCGGCCTGATGGGCGGCCGCCTGTTCGGCTGACCGTGCGGCCGCCCGCAGGGCGTCACACTGCGCCATGAGCTTTGCAACCTGCTTTTCGTGCTCACGTTGCGTCCGCTCCTGTTGCTGCCTGAGCGCCTTGATCTCCAGGCGAGCCTGATCCACCTGCTGATGCGCGCGGTCTTCCACTGAGCGGATGTGCGCTTGCGCGGCCGCATGGTCCGCCCGCAGCGCATCAAGCTCCGCTTCCCGGCGCCCGACATGGATCTGCAGGTGATCGCGCTGTTGTCGCGCATCGGTGACTTCGGTGGTGAGGCGGTCGACCAGGCCTTGGCGTTCGGCGAGTTGAAGCTCGCCCTGAGTCAGCTTGTTGGCGCCTTCGGCGAGATCGGCTTGCGCTTCGGCGAGCGCGATTTCCCACAGCTTGCGCTCCTGCGTCAGCGACGTTTGCTCGGCGAACAGGCGGTTGTGCTCCTCCCGAAGTGCGACCTGCGCGGTCGTGTCAGCGTGCGCGAGCGCCAGGCGCCAGGCTTCCGCGAATGCCTGCGCCACCTCGCCCGGTAACTCCGGCAACAACGCATGGCCCTTTAGGCGTTGTGCTAGGTGCTCCCACCACTGCTCCAGCAGCTGACCCACACGAGCCGGACTGCCGCGGCCGAGCTCCGTACGCACGCGCTCCACGGTCGGCCGTTCGCCCCGGGCCAGCACGGCATCCGCGGCGGCCCACACCTCGTGTTCCGGCACTCCATTGGCCATGCCCTGCCCCTTGCGTCGATTAGGTCTGATAATGGCAGTTTATCTGACCTTATCGGCAAAAATCTGTATTTTTTATACGGTGTACATAATGAATTATAGGCCTTTGACGCTCACCGAGGCGATCCCGCCGCTGGACCTGGCTACGCTGGACGCCGCCGCGGCTTTCGTGTCCGCCGGCACCGCGGCGAACACCGTGCGAAGCTACCGGCCTCACCGGCGACCATGTCGCGCGGATGGTGTAGCGTCGCGCGACCCTCACCGGGCGGGACGGCGATTGGGCCGCGCATAGCTTGCGCTCGGGCTTCGTTACCGAGGCGGGTCGGCAAGGCGCACCGCTCGGCGAGGTCATGGCAATGACCGAGCACCGCGGCGTTGGCACCGTAATGGACTATTTCCAGGCGGGCAGCTTGTTGACCAGTCGCGCCAGCACCCTCCTCCCCGTCTCGTCCGGGATCGCCTCTTCTACCCCGATAACACTGACTAATCAATCGGGCACGGATTCCGACAGCGCTCACGAACAAGTCCGCCTTGGCGCCAAGGCGAACTTGTCGCTTTTACTCGTCGTAGCTTTTCCTGTTACCAACGCATGCGGAAACCAAGCGTGCCGTTCATCCGCAATCGTTATCACTCCGGCTTTAAACGGGGGCGTTTATAGTGCAAGCACCATCGAGAGCCCTTACATCTGCGAACGATATCGAGAAAGCCAAGCGCGGATCCCACGCTCCTCTCGCTGGACCGTACACCCGTATCGCGGAAGCGTTTCAACCCGCCATGGCCGCGGGCGAGATATGCACTTCGTGCGGTACGGTCCGTAGCAGACATATTCTTGTGCAGGACCCGATAACCAAGTCCCAATTTCAACGTCCATGAGCATTTGTGCCTTAAAAGTGGCAACTAATTGTTTCTAAATGCTAGCAGTGTTAC from Dyella sp. GSA-30 includes the following:
- a CDS encoding DNA-binding protein translates to MANGVPEHEVWAAADAVLARGERPTVERVRTELGRGSPARVGQLLEQWWEHLAQRLKGHALLPELPGEVAQAFAEAWRLALAHADTTAQVALREEHNRLFAEQTSLTQERKLWEIALAEAQADLAEGANKLTQGELQLAERQGLVDRLTTEVTDARQQRDHLQIHVGRREAELDALRADHAAAQAHIRSVEDRAHQQVDQARLEIKALRQQQERTQREHEKQVAKLMAQCDALRAAARSAEQAAAHQAGQVAALEAAVSRWRRAQATSPNRATGKVSAAKTNRPRRPKNKDSQ